In Bactrocera oleae isolate idBacOlea1 chromosome 5, idBacOlea1, whole genome shotgun sequence, a genomic segment contains:
- the l(1)G0196 gene encoding inositol hexakisphosphate and diphosphoinositol-pentakisphosphate kinase isoform X2 yields the protein MSNMDWVWWKDWWRVKRLRKRLRHAFDAREQQQAAENAEGTLAFKHCRVCNKALPDISGIAEAVRPCRRCRRRHLAANTVAACGSAVERTPTAANQPDDYENNGYCFEDHPDEDEDEKCGAHNDVPLGVGFDDVNYYYGEDDDGSYDNIEDDDFCYCDECWNGDGESNDGMDSDCSTCSNPGKQVVVGICAMAKKTQSKPMKEILTRLQEFEFIKMLIFSEDVILKEPVENWPLCDCLISFHSKGFPLEKAIQYAQLRKPYVLNNLHMQYDIQDRRRVYAILEKEGIEIPRYAVLDRDSPDPKQHELIESEDHVEVNGIIFNKPFVEKPVSAEDHNIYIYYPTSAGGGSQRLFRKIGSRSSVYSPESRVRKTGSFIYEDFMPTDVYFSGTDVKVYTVGPDYAHAEARKSPALDGKVERDSEGKEIRYPVILNNAEKLISRKVCLAFKQTVCGFDLLRANGKSYVCDVNGFSFVKNSNKYYDDCAKILGNMILRELTPTLHIPWLVPFQLDDPPIVPTTFGKMMELRCVVAVIRHGDRTPKQKMKLEVRHPKFFEIFEKYDGYKDGHVKLKRPKQLQEILDIARYLLSEIQSKSADAEIQEKESKLEQLKNVLEMYGHFSGINRKVQMKYQPKGRPRGSSSDDDAPKEPSLVLILKWGGELTPAGRIQAEELGRIFRCMYPGGQGRQDYSGTQGLGLLRLHSTFRHDLKIYASDEGRVQMTAAAFAKGLLALEGELTPILVQMVKSANTNGLLDNDCDSSKYQNLAKQRLHDLMRVDREFTLEDREVINPCNSISINQALDFVKNPVECCNHVHKLIKELLTIISVKKEDPKTKDAILYHGETWDLMARRWEKIEKDFSTKSKQYDISKVPDIYDCIKYDLQHNQHTLQYDQAEELYIYAKYLADIVIPQEYGSTVQEKLAIGQGICTPLLKKIKADLQRNIEEVGDESVNRLNPHYSHGVASPGRHVRTRLYFTSESHVHSLLTVLRYGGLLNVLNDEQWRRAMDYISMVSELNYMSQVVIMLYEDPTKDPTSEERFHVELHFSPGVNCCVQKNLPPGPGFRPHSRNDSGNPKQMGSSNSFLKTNSGGDDANPPRIEEENDSEDSPVRSQSDGYDKDTPPHTKHLKSKPIPIGAHHTVSGHEAAHLAKRLNEELASQQHSMESQRPISPDAEPRSRSYEQRDQKRAKDTVASTPIHTPSLTSTNNKHEFKEILNTRSNPNFAGAGGTFHIRVTDSLTFYKIDSSTNELPLSDIDFSLNPLTPESPCNEHKSNSPCETRQKRHVRLLTMRAIASIDESDAANELYLPKISPLATNERPLSCNCLSGGGAFDENLPHSHSKSMADISPLNDGEVLHFVLGSSPISTSRVASIDDFQLSCSAPATILSSEFRFRLQEERHTVVDQLRVNSPTNSPTASTLKLCQESDERQLQQQAKSQQKYANELCSGVGADVERAPDIKTVSMSSLPTVQSAPVMINVENPFKFTQQAQQPFVNKFSTINEFDNTHATNTALSSPVQSSSACDFDTLFQHKHTDKRATNYHHNSRIRRQNQHQHKLFNRQQQHAPQTHTARIPDVIVTLSSSSTNLSKLMPDTNQFNSKLTPTVPTTYDPTNTTTTTTITTTNTTSTTNVNANMSASASITTSKSTPMTSSVIATCTSTATSAADGNATPVSSSSSVSSRRQRHSIAGQMSYMKMLGFGGFSKKMATSSSSLFSTAVISGSSSAPNLRDMIPCAVSSSVLEGFGGVPPIRPLETLHNALSLKQLDQFLHKMTTSPLFKTPASSPPKHPSTPQQTLQGALQSMCSLEAATSYLSGDSMCHCQEAVATQGERVREPMLKNAICMHPAVHLAGNVRKPLEQGATAVATAEVLATTATSERANKCNNVGAAEANATATAQPTAGMWSQQSSVASSTEPSSPAISDTYSHETPSGEMSISITSAEGVNILPVAEELAKFFPQLDDADLNAVSVYTPMNTDVLDVDADGVFTFGGGSSRSDVSACLTPVSFGMDISMIANKGSMTLSVDGFEDDDETTLSAATTPSLPVDEPKLETCYCCPTHAEMAEPPDVEDTFDALPEPLKIPDTKIISSSPETNYFGEPTSLPPLPLCGENTLRRGARKATDPISPKIKKQISLFEGGEYERQKEYNNLHASINIPSASTLKQDARLRKFETLTQSTSNSNFPFASNTLKRVQHNASELDDVSHTQSCINLKSSVCASPAASATGSPQHKATPIAIVTQPVSTTSNTVPTHGAAVGTDNIGPPRPGALIVKERFIEPPKRIPRSFHSKTQSMDSDFLFNEFLLVPARSPTHAPISPEGSSRTSSASTSPASRSNSRFMATKILDDVATLQHK from the exons ATGTCCAATATGGATTGGGTGTGGTGGAAGGATTGGTGGCGCGTCAAGCGGCTACGTAAGCGTTTGCGGCATGCCTTTGATGCGCGTGAACAACAACAAGCCGCTGAAAACGCTGAGGGCACACTAGCGTTCAAACATTGTCGTGTGTGTAATAAGGCGCTGCCGGATATTAGTGGCATTGCCGAGGCGGTTCGCCCATGTCGCCGTTGTCGGCGCAGACATTTGGCCGCCAATACGGTCGCGGCATGTGGCAGCGCTGTCGAACGCACGCCGACAGCAGCCAATCAGCCAGATGACTATGAAAATAATGGCTATTGTTTTGAAGATCATCCTGATGAGGATGAAGATGAGAAGTGCGGTGCGCACAATGATGTGCCACTCGGTGTTGGCTTCGATGACGTTAATTATTATTATGGGGAGGACGATGATGGCAGCTATGATAATATAGAGGACGATGACTTTTGCTATTGCGATGAGTGTTGGAAT GGGGACGGCGAGAGCAATGACGGCATGGATTCGGATTGTAGCACCTGTTCGAATCCTGGGAAACAAGTGGTTGTAGGTATTTGCGCCATGGCTAAAAAGACGCAATCCAAGCCGATGAAAGAGATCTTAACACGCTTGCAAGAATTTGAATTCATCAAAATGCTTATATTTTCCGAAGATGTCATTTTGAAG GAACCGGTAGAAAATTGGCCTTTGTGCGATTGTCTCATCTCGTTTCATTCGAAGGGCTTCCCATTGGAGAAAGCCATACAATATGCGCAATTACGCAAACCCTACGTGCTCAACAACTTACACATGCAATATGATATACAAGACCGACGCCGTGTCTATGCTATACTGGAGAAGGAAGGCATTGAAATACCACGTTATGCGGTTTTAGATCGTGACTCACCAGACCCAAAAC AACACGAGCTCATTGAGTCTGAGGATCACGTTGAGGTGAAtggtattattttcaataaaccaTTTGTGGAGAAGCCCGTATCAGCTGAGGATCACAATATCTACATTTACTATCCCACTTCGGCAGGTGGCGGCAGTCAGCGTCTCTTCAGAAAG ATTGGCAGTCGCAGCAGCGTTTATTCACCAGAATCGCGCGTGCGCAAAACCGGTTCATTCATCTATGAAGATTTCATGCCCACTGATG TATACTTTTCAGGCACGGACGTTAAGGTATACACAGTCGGACCAGATTATGCACATGCCGAGGCCCGTAAGTCTCCAGCACTGGATGGAAAAGTGGAGCGCGACAGCGAGGGCAAGGAGATACGCTATCcggttatattaaataatgCTGAGAAGCTCATCTCACGCAAAGTTTGTTTGGCTTTTAAACAGACAGTCTGCGGCTTCGACTTGCTACG CGCCAATGGAAAATCCTATGTTTGTGACGTGAATGGCTTCAGCTTCGTTAAGAACTCGAACAAGTATTACGATGATTGCGCCAAAATACTGGGCAATATGATATTGCGTGAACTCACGCCCACCTTGCATATACCATGGCTTGTGCCCTTTCAACTAGATGATCCACCCATTGTGCCCACCACTTTCGGCAAGATGATGGAATTGCGTTGCGTAGTCGCGGTCATAAGACACGGCGACCGCACGCCTAAGCAAAAGATGAAGCTCGAAGTGCGGCATCCCAA atttttcgagatatttgagAAGTACGACGGCTACAAGGATGGTCACGTTAAGTTGAAGCGTCCGAAACAATTGCAAGAGATTTTAGATATTGCCAGATATCTGCTATCTGAAATACAAAGCAAGTCAGCCGATGCGGAGATACAAGAGAAGGAGAGCAAATTAGAACAATTGAAAAATGTGCTGGAAAT gtATGGACACTTCTCTGGCATAAATCGCAAAGTTCAAATGAAATACCAACCGAAGGGTCGACCGCGTGGCTCTAGCTCTGATGACG ATGCACCGAAAGAGCCGTCATTAGTTTTGATCTTAAAATGGGGTGGTGAGTTAACGCCTGCTGGTCGCATACAAGCGGAGGAATTGGGACGCATATTCCGTTGCATGTATCCTGGCGGTCAGGGTCGACAAGACTATTCGGGCACACAAGGCTTGGGACTGTTGAG ATTGCACTCCACATTTCGCCATGACTTGAAAATATATGCTTCCGATGAAGGTCGTGTGCAAATGACTGCAGCCGCTTTTGCTAAAGGTCTGCTAGCGTTAGAAGGAGAGCTCACACCGATATTGGTGCAGATGGTGAAGAGTGCTAATACGAACGGGCTGCTGGATAATGATTGTGACTCCAGTAAATACCAAAATCT TGCGAAGCAACGTCTGCACGATTTGATGCGCGTAGACCGCGAATTTACACTCGAAGACCGTGAGGTGATTAATCCGTGTAATAGTATTTCCATTAATCAAGCCTTGGACTTTGTCAAAAATCCTGTGGAATGTTGCAATCACGTGCACAAGCTAATCAAAGAATTGTTAACCATTATAAGTGTAAAGAAAGAAGATCCCAAAACTAAAGACGCTATATTGTACCATGGCGAAACATGGGATTTGATGGCGCGACGTTGGGAGAAAATTGAAAAGGATTTCAGCACAAAATCTAAACAGTACGACATTTCAAAAGTACCGGACATTTACGATTGCATCAAATACGACTTGCAACACAATCAACACACGCTGCAATACGATCAGGCGGAAGAATTGTATATATACGCTAAGTACCTGGCAGATATTGTCATACCACAAGAGTACGGTTCCACTGTGCAAGAGAAGTTGGCCATTGGTCAGGGTATCTGTACGCCGttgctgaaaaaaattaaagccgATTTGCAGCGCAATATCGAAGAAGTGGGCGATGAGTCAGTAAATAGACTAAATCCACATTACAGTCACGGTGTCGCCAGTCCGGGTCGTCACGTACGCACACGCTTGTATTTCACCAGTGAAAGtcatgtacactcattgttaaCAGTTCTGCGTTATGGCGGTTTGCTGAATGTGTTAAATGATGAACAGTGGCGCCGTGCAATGGATTACATTTCAATGGTGTCGGAGTTGAATTACATGTCACAGGTTGTGATAATGCTCTACGAGGATCCCACCAAAGATCCCACATCAGAAGAACGCTTCCACGTGGAACTACATTTTAGTCCGGGTGTTAATTGTTGTGTGCAGAAAAACTTGCCACCAGGTCCAGGCTTTCGGCCACACTCGCGCAATGATTCTGGCAATCCCAAGCAAATG ggTTCAAGTAATTCTTTTCTCAAAACTAATTCTGGTGGGGATGACGCAAATCCGCCGCGTATAGAGGAGGAAAACGATTCGGAGGATAGTCCTGTGAGGAGCCAATCAGAC GGCTACGATAAAGACACCCCACCGCATACTAAACATCTAAAATCGAAGCCCATACCAATCGGTGCGCACCATACGGTAAGCGGCCATGAAGCGGCGCACTTGGCAAAGCGTTTGAATGAAGAGTTGGCTTCCCAACAACACTCAATGGAATCTCAACGCCCCATTAGTCCCGATGCTGAGCCACGTTCACGTAGCTATGAACAACGCGATCAAAAGCGTGCTAAAG ACACCGTTGCGTCTACGCCCATACACACGCCCTCTCTAACTAGTACTAATAATAAGCATGAATTCAAGGAAATACTGAACACGCGCTCCAATCCAAATTTCGCAGGCGCTGGCGGTACATTTCACATACGCGTTACCGATAGCTTGACTTTCTATAAAATCGATTCGTCCACCAACGAGTTGCCACTGTCCGATATTGATTTCTCACTCAATCCACTAACACCGGAATCCCCCTGTAACGAACATAAATCGAATTCACCATGCGAGACGCGTCAAAAACGTCATGTGCGATTATTGACTATGCGCGCCATAGCAAGCATCGATGAGTCCGACGCAGCTAACGAACTgtatttaccgaaaatatcgccGTTAGCCACGAATGAACGTCCGCTCTCGTGCAATTGCCTTAGCGGTGGTGGTGCTTTCGACGAGAACTTGCCACACTCGCATTCGAAGAGCATGGCTGACATCAGTCCGCTCAACGATGGCGAAGTTTTGCACTTCGTTTTGGGCAGCTCGCCGATTTCCACTTCACGCGTAGCCTCCATTGATGACTTTCAGTTGTCTTGTTCGGCGCCAGCCACAATACTTAGCAGCGAGTTCAGATTCCGTCTGCAGGAGGAACGGCATACGGTAGTCGATCAACTACGCGTTAATTCGCCCACCAATTCGCCGACCGCCTCCACTTTAAAATTATGCCAAGAGTCCGATGAGCGGCAGCTGCAGCAGCAAGCGAAATCGCAACAGAAATACGCCAACGAGCTGTGCAGTGGCGTGGGTGCTGACGTTGAGCGCGCGCCTGACATAAAGACCGTCTCAATGAGCAGTTTACCCACCGTACAGTCGGCGCCGGTGATGATAAATGTTGAAAATCCTTTCAAGTTTACGCAGCAAGCTCAACAaccatttgtaaataaattttctacaatCAATGAATTTGATAATACACATGCTACTAACACCGCTTTATCTTCTCCCGTGCAATCCTCGTCTGCCTGCGACTTTGATACATTATTCCAACACAAACACACTGACAAACGCGCCACAAATTATCATCATAACTCACGCATACGTCGACAAAACCAACACCAACACAAACTATTTaaccgacaacaacaacacgcaccGCAAACACATACCGCGCGCATACCTGACGTTATCGTCACTTTGAGCTCATCCTCAACCAATTTGTCTAAACTAATGCCTGATACTAACCAATTCAATTCGAAACTCACTCCTACCGTCCCTACAACTTACGACCCAACAAATACCACTACCACAACAACCATAACCACTACGAACACAACATCAACGACCAATGTCAATGCCAATATGTCCGCGTCCGCGTCCATAACTACGTCTAAATCCACACCCATGACCTCGTCCGTGATCGCCACCTGTACCTCGACCGCTACTTCCGCCGCAGATGGCAATGCGACGCCAGTATCGTCCTCATCGTCGGTATCGTCTCGACGTCAAAGACACAGTATTGCCGGCCAGATGTCGTATATGAAAATGTTGGGATTTGGTGGTTTTAGCAAAAAGATGGCCACTAGCTCAAGTAGTCTATTTAGCACGGCAGTTATAAGCGGCAGCTCATCGGCACCCAATCTAAGGGATATGATACCGTGTGCGGTCTCATCGTCAG TACTTGAAGGTTTCGGCGGTGTACCACCAATTCGACCACTAGAGACTCTACACAATGCACTCTCACTGAAGCAGCTCGATCAATTTCTACACAAAATGACAACATCGCCACTCTTCAAAACACCAGCATCATCGCCGCCCAAGCATCCATCAACACCACAACAAACCTTACAGGGCGCGTTACAATCTATGTGCTCTTTGGAGGCGGCTACAAGTTATCTATCCGGTGACAGCATGTGTCATTGCCAGGAAGCAGTCGCAACACAGGGCGAAAGGGTGCGTGAGCCAATGTTGAAGAATGCAATTTGCATGCATCCAGCAGTCCATCTAGCCGGGAATGTGCGTAAACCGCTGGAGCAAGGAGCAACAGCAGTGGCAACAGCAGAAGTtctagcaacaacagcaacgtcCGAACGCGCCAATAAATGCAACAATGTTGGCGCAGCTGAGGcaaatgcaacagcaacagcgcaGCCAACTGCTGGAA TGTGGAGCCAACAGTCGAGCGTTGCTAGCAGCACCGAACCCTCATCCCCAGCCATTTCGGACACATACTCGCATGAAACACCCAGCGGCGAAATGTCCATTAGTATAACCAGCGCCGAAGG cgTTAACATCCTGCCCGTAGCCGAGGAGCTCGCCAAATTCTTTCCACAACTCGATGATGCCGACCTGAATGCCGTCTCGGTATATACGCCCATGAATACGGATGTCTTAGATGTGGATGCCGACGGCGTATTTACATTCGGCGGAGGCAGTAGCCGTAGTGATGTGAGCGCCTGCTTAACACCGGTCAGCTTTGGCATGGACATAAGTATGATTGCAAACAAAGGATCGATGACTCTTTCAGTTGAT GGTTTCGAAGATGATGACGAAACTACGCTTTCAGCCGCCACAACACCATCGCTACCTGTAGATGAACCAAAACTTGAGACCTGCTATTGCTGTCCCACTCATGCTGAGATGGCTGAACCGCCTGATGTCGAAGATACCTTCGATGCACTTCCTGAACCGCTTAAAATACCAGATACAAAAATTATCAGTTCTTCGCCGGAGACAAATTACTTCGGCGAACCGACGTCATTGCCTCCGCTGCCACTTTGTGGTGAAAATACGCTACGCCGTGGTGCACGCAAGGCAACCGATCCAATATCGCCCAAAATCAAGAAGCAGATCAGTCTCTTTGAGGGCGGGGAATATGAACGTCAAAAGGAGTACAACAATCTACATGCGTCTATCAACATACCGTCGGCATCCACACTAAAGCAGGATGCACGTCTGCGTAAATTTGAGACACTCACTCAGTCTACTTCCAATTCCAACTTTCCATTTGCAAGTAATACACTAAAGCGCGTGCAGCACAATGCTTCCGAACTGGACGATGTTAGTCACACGCAGTCGTGCATTAATCTGAAAAGTTCGGTGTGCGCTTCGCCCGCAGCCTCCGCTACAGGATCGCCGCAGCATAAAGCCACACCCATTGCAATTGTTACACAGCCTGTTTCTACGACGTCCAACACAGTGCCGACGCATGGTGCTGCCGTCGGCACAGACAACATTGGTCCACCACGACCAGGTGCTTTGATTGTTAAAGAACGTTTCATAGAGCCGCCAAAACGAATTCCTCGTAGTTTCCACAGCAAAACTCAGTCCATGGACTCCGATTTCTTGTTCAATGAGTTCTTGTTAGTACCAGCACGTTCGCCGACCCACGCACCCATTTCGCCCGAAGGTAGCAGCCGCACAAGCAGCGCAAGCACATCCCCTGCATCGCGCTCCAACTCGCGATTTATGGCGACAAAAATTTTGGACGATGTGGCTACTTTGCAACATAAATAA